In a genomic window of Aricia agestis chromosome 2, ilAriAges1.1, whole genome shotgun sequence:
- the LOC121736829 gene encoding prolyl 4-hydroxylase subunit alpha-1-like isoform X3 encodes MFSKTIICSVPIWCLFVLNLLAQSKAEIFTAISEVEPLLETHKRIIEDLDDYITKEENRLSVLKRHLEIYKREHDKAMEDIPNYLGNPINAFTLIKRLTTDLDFIEQSIEVGTEYIKNITVLNNYADVKYPTLEDLTGAAQALTRLQETYHLDVADLAEGRLNGVLYSSTMSAGDCFELGKALYNEKDYTNCLAWMTIALQKFNEENNSYPFSEVDILEYISFAHYLLGDVRQALEWTKKLIAIEPTHERALGNIPHYQATIAAQEEKRKKRLRGDTGEDFLEEEEDDQQPKELSSYGKERKMYETLCRGEMDISPKIAKELTCRYLTENHPFLRLAPIKMEYKYRDPDIVLFHEVLSDSEIEHLKELAQPRFRRATVHDPKTGKLVPAHYRISKSGWLRDDESPVVARVSRRVRDITGLDLATAEELQVVNYGIGGHYEPHFDFARKQETAFTEHQGNRIATVLFYMSDVAQGGATVFTELGLSLFPVRGAAAVWLNLHASGEGDLATRHAACPVLRGSKWVCNKWIHQGGQELIKPCNLEYQREETRPLPKPVYKTFR; translated from the exons atgttttccAAGACGATTATTTGCAGTGTGCCAATATGGTGTTTATTTGTTCTTAACCTGTTAGCACAATCGAAAGCAGAGATTTTCACTGCAATATCAGAAGTGGAGCCCTTGCTGGAGACACACAAGAGAATTATCGAAGATCTAGACGACTACATTACCAAAGAAGAAAATAGACTTAGCGTATTAAAGAG GCATTTAGAGATATACAAGCGGGAACATGACAAGGCTATGGAGGACATCCCGAACTACCTCGGTAACCCTATCAACGCGTTCACGCTTATCAAAAGACTGACCACGGATTTGGACTTCATCGAGCAGAGCATCGAAGTGGGCACAG AGTACATAAAGAACATAACGGTGCTGAACAACTACGCGGACGTGAAGTATCCTACGTTGGAAGATCTGACGGGCGCGGCGCAGGCGCTCACTCGCTTGCAAGAGACATACCACCTTGACGTCGCTGACTTGGCCGAGGGGAGGCTGAATGGGGTTTTATACAG ttccaCCATGAGCGCAGGCGACTGTTTCGAGCTAGGCAAGGCGCTCTACAACGAAAAGGATTACACGAACTGTCTAGCGTGGATGACGATAGCTCTACAAAAATTCAATGAAGAGAATAACTCGTATCCGTTCTCGGAAGTGGATATTCTCGAGTACATAAGCTTCGCTCATTATTTGCTAG GAGACGTAAGGCAAGCTCTAGAATGGACGAAGAAGTTAATCGCGATAGAGCCGACACACGAGCGCGCTCTCGGCAATATCCCGCACTACCAGGCCACCATCGCTGCGCAGGAGGAGAAAAGGAAGAAGAGATTGAGAGGG GATACCGGGGAAGACTTCTTAGAAGAAGAGGAAGATGACCAACAACCCAAGGAGCTGAGCAGCTACGGCAAGGAGCGCAAGATGTACGAGACCCTGTGCCGCGGGGAAATGGACATCTCACCGAAAATAGCTAAAGA ATTAACCTGTCGTTACCTGACGGAGAATCACCCGTTCCTGCGTCTGGCGCCGATCAAGATGGAGTACAAGTACCGCGACCCCGACATCGTGCTGTTCCACGAGGTGCTCAGCGACTCGGAGATCGAACATCTCAAGGAGCTCGCGCAGCCTAGG TTCCGTCGCGCTACGGTCCACGACCCCAAGACGGGCAAGCTGGTGCCGGCCCACTACCGCATCAGCAAGTCGGGGTGGCTGCGCGACGACGAGTCGCCGGTGGTCGCGCGCGTGTCGCGCCGCGTCCGCGACATCACCGGCCTCGACCTCGCCACGGCCGAGGAGCTGCAGGTCGTTAACTACGGCATCGGCGGACACTACGAGCCGCACTTTGACTTCGCACGG aaGCAAGAGACAGCATTTACTGAGCACCAGGGCAATAGAATCGCTACTGTTTTATTCTAT aTGTCGGATGTGGCCCAAGGCGGCGCCACAGTGTTCACGGAGCTAGGGTTGAGCCTGTTCCCGGTGCGCGGGGCGGCCGCGGTGTGGCTCAACCTGCACGCGTCCGGCGAGGGCGACCTGGCCACGCGCCACGCCGCTTGCCCCGTGCTACGCGGCTCCAAGTGGG tGTGCAACAAGTGGATACACCAGGGCGGGCAGGAGCTGATCAAGCCCTGCAACTTGGAGTACCAGCGTGAGGAGACGCGCCCGCTGCCCAAACCAGTCTACAAGACCTTCAGATAA
- the LOC121736829 gene encoding prolyl 4-hydroxylase subunit alpha-1-like isoform X1 yields MCIYYGLPINYYLISLKVATNENEKIKMFSKTIICSVPIWCLFVLNLLAQSKAEIFTAISEVEPLLETHKRIIEDLDDYITKEENRLSVLKRHLEIYKREHDKAMEDIPNYLGNPINAFTLIKRLTTDLDFIEQSIEVGTEYIKNITVLNNYADVKYPTLEDLTGAAQALTRLQETYHLDVADLAEGRLNGVLYSSTMSAGDCFELGKALYNEKDYTNCLAWMTIALQKFNEENNSYPFSEVDILEYISFAHYLLGDVRQALEWTKKLIAIEPTHERALGNIPHYQATIAAQEEKRKKRLRGDTGEDFLEEEEDDQQPKELSSYGKERKMYETLCRGEMDISPKIAKELTCRYLTENHPFLRLAPIKMEYKYRDPDIVLFHEVLSDSEIEHLKELAQPRFRRATVHDPKTGKLVPAHYRISKSGWLRDDESPVVARVSRRVRDITGLDLATAEELQVVNYGIGGHYEPHFDFARKQETAFTEHQGNRIATVLFYMSDVAQGGATVFTELGLSLFPVRGAAAVWLNLHASGEGDLATRHAACPVLRGSKWVCNKWIHQGGQELIKPCNLEYQREETRPLPKPVYKTFR; encoded by the exons ataaaaatgttttccAAGACGATTATTTGCAGTGTGCCAATATGGTGTTTATTTGTTCTTAACCTGTTAGCACAATCGAAAGCAGAGATTTTCACTGCAATATCAGAAGTGGAGCCCTTGCTGGAGACACACAAGAGAATTATCGAAGATCTAGACGACTACATTACCAAAGAAGAAAATAGACTTAGCGTATTAAAGAG GCATTTAGAGATATACAAGCGGGAACATGACAAGGCTATGGAGGACATCCCGAACTACCTCGGTAACCCTATCAACGCGTTCACGCTTATCAAAAGACTGACCACGGATTTGGACTTCATCGAGCAGAGCATCGAAGTGGGCACAG AGTACATAAAGAACATAACGGTGCTGAACAACTACGCGGACGTGAAGTATCCTACGTTGGAAGATCTGACGGGCGCGGCGCAGGCGCTCACTCGCTTGCAAGAGACATACCACCTTGACGTCGCTGACTTGGCCGAGGGGAGGCTGAATGGGGTTTTATACAG ttccaCCATGAGCGCAGGCGACTGTTTCGAGCTAGGCAAGGCGCTCTACAACGAAAAGGATTACACGAACTGTCTAGCGTGGATGACGATAGCTCTACAAAAATTCAATGAAGAGAATAACTCGTATCCGTTCTCGGAAGTGGATATTCTCGAGTACATAAGCTTCGCTCATTATTTGCTAG GAGACGTAAGGCAAGCTCTAGAATGGACGAAGAAGTTAATCGCGATAGAGCCGACACACGAGCGCGCTCTCGGCAATATCCCGCACTACCAGGCCACCATCGCTGCGCAGGAGGAGAAAAGGAAGAAGAGATTGAGAGGG GATACCGGGGAAGACTTCTTAGAAGAAGAGGAAGATGACCAACAACCCAAGGAGCTGAGCAGCTACGGCAAGGAGCGCAAGATGTACGAGACCCTGTGCCGCGGGGAAATGGACATCTCACCGAAAATAGCTAAAGA ATTAACCTGTCGTTACCTGACGGAGAATCACCCGTTCCTGCGTCTGGCGCCGATCAAGATGGAGTACAAGTACCGCGACCCCGACATCGTGCTGTTCCACGAGGTGCTCAGCGACTCGGAGATCGAACATCTCAAGGAGCTCGCGCAGCCTAGG TTCCGTCGCGCTACGGTCCACGACCCCAAGACGGGCAAGCTGGTGCCGGCCCACTACCGCATCAGCAAGTCGGGGTGGCTGCGCGACGACGAGTCGCCGGTGGTCGCGCGCGTGTCGCGCCGCGTCCGCGACATCACCGGCCTCGACCTCGCCACGGCCGAGGAGCTGCAGGTCGTTAACTACGGCATCGGCGGACACTACGAGCCGCACTTTGACTTCGCACGG aaGCAAGAGACAGCATTTACTGAGCACCAGGGCAATAGAATCGCTACTGTTTTATTCTAT aTGTCGGATGTGGCCCAAGGCGGCGCCACAGTGTTCACGGAGCTAGGGTTGAGCCTGTTCCCGGTGCGCGGGGCGGCCGCGGTGTGGCTCAACCTGCACGCGTCCGGCGAGGGCGACCTGGCCACGCGCCACGCCGCTTGCCCCGTGCTACGCGGCTCCAAGTGGG tGTGCAACAAGTGGATACACCAGGGCGGGCAGGAGCTGATCAAGCCCTGCAACTTGGAGTACCAGCGTGAGGAGACGCGCCCGCTGCCCAAACCAGTCTACAAGACCTTCAGATAA
- the LOC121736829 gene encoding prolyl 4-hydroxylase subunit alpha-1-like isoform X2, which translates to MCIYYGLPINYYLISLKVATNENEKIKMFSKTIICSVPIWCLFVLNLLAQSKAEIFTAISEVEPLLETHKRIIEDLDDYITKEENRLSVLKRHLEIYKREHDKAMEDIPNYLGNPINAFTLIKRLTTDLDFIEQSIEVGTEYIKNITVLNNYADVKYPTLEDLTGAAQALTRLQETYHLDVADLAEGRLNGVLYSSTMSAGDCFELGKALYNEKDYTNCLAWMTIALQKFNEENNSYPFSEVDILEYISFAHYLLGDVRQALEWTKKLIAIEPTHERALGNIPHYQATIAAQEEKRKKRLRGDTGEDFLEEEEDDQQPKELSSYGKERKMYETLCRGEMDISPKIAKELTCRYLTENHPFLRLAPIKMEYKYRDPDIVLFHEVLSDSEIEHLKELAQPRFRRATVHDPKTGKLVPAHYRISKSGWLRDDESPVVARVSRRVRDITGLDLATAEELQVVNYGIGGHYEPHFDFARQETAFTEHQGNRIATVLFYMSDVAQGGATVFTELGLSLFPVRGAAAVWLNLHASGEGDLATRHAACPVLRGSKWVCNKWIHQGGQELIKPCNLEYQREETRPLPKPVYKTFR; encoded by the exons ataaaaatgttttccAAGACGATTATTTGCAGTGTGCCAATATGGTGTTTATTTGTTCTTAACCTGTTAGCACAATCGAAAGCAGAGATTTTCACTGCAATATCAGAAGTGGAGCCCTTGCTGGAGACACACAAGAGAATTATCGAAGATCTAGACGACTACATTACCAAAGAAGAAAATAGACTTAGCGTATTAAAGAG GCATTTAGAGATATACAAGCGGGAACATGACAAGGCTATGGAGGACATCCCGAACTACCTCGGTAACCCTATCAACGCGTTCACGCTTATCAAAAGACTGACCACGGATTTGGACTTCATCGAGCAGAGCATCGAAGTGGGCACAG AGTACATAAAGAACATAACGGTGCTGAACAACTACGCGGACGTGAAGTATCCTACGTTGGAAGATCTGACGGGCGCGGCGCAGGCGCTCACTCGCTTGCAAGAGACATACCACCTTGACGTCGCTGACTTGGCCGAGGGGAGGCTGAATGGGGTTTTATACAG ttccaCCATGAGCGCAGGCGACTGTTTCGAGCTAGGCAAGGCGCTCTACAACGAAAAGGATTACACGAACTGTCTAGCGTGGATGACGATAGCTCTACAAAAATTCAATGAAGAGAATAACTCGTATCCGTTCTCGGAAGTGGATATTCTCGAGTACATAAGCTTCGCTCATTATTTGCTAG GAGACGTAAGGCAAGCTCTAGAATGGACGAAGAAGTTAATCGCGATAGAGCCGACACACGAGCGCGCTCTCGGCAATATCCCGCACTACCAGGCCACCATCGCTGCGCAGGAGGAGAAAAGGAAGAAGAGATTGAGAGGG GATACCGGGGAAGACTTCTTAGAAGAAGAGGAAGATGACCAACAACCCAAGGAGCTGAGCAGCTACGGCAAGGAGCGCAAGATGTACGAGACCCTGTGCCGCGGGGAAATGGACATCTCACCGAAAATAGCTAAAGA ATTAACCTGTCGTTACCTGACGGAGAATCACCCGTTCCTGCGTCTGGCGCCGATCAAGATGGAGTACAAGTACCGCGACCCCGACATCGTGCTGTTCCACGAGGTGCTCAGCGACTCGGAGATCGAACATCTCAAGGAGCTCGCGCAGCCTAGG TTCCGTCGCGCTACGGTCCACGACCCCAAGACGGGCAAGCTGGTGCCGGCCCACTACCGCATCAGCAAGTCGGGGTGGCTGCGCGACGACGAGTCGCCGGTGGTCGCGCGCGTGTCGCGCCGCGTCCGCGACATCACCGGCCTCGACCTCGCCACGGCCGAGGAGCTGCAGGTCGTTAACTACGGCATCGGCGGACACTACGAGCCGCACTTTGACTTCGCACGG CAAGAGACAGCATTTACTGAGCACCAGGGCAATAGAATCGCTACTGTTTTATTCTAT aTGTCGGATGTGGCCCAAGGCGGCGCCACAGTGTTCACGGAGCTAGGGTTGAGCCTGTTCCCGGTGCGCGGGGCGGCCGCGGTGTGGCTCAACCTGCACGCGTCCGGCGAGGGCGACCTGGCCACGCGCCACGCCGCTTGCCCCGTGCTACGCGGCTCCAAGTGGG tGTGCAACAAGTGGATACACCAGGGCGGGCAGGAGCTGATCAAGCCCTGCAACTTGGAGTACCAGCGTGAGGAGACGCGCCCGCTGCCCAAACCAGTCTACAAGACCTTCAGATAA
- the LOC121736591 gene encoding prolyl 4-hydroxylase subunit alpha-2-like: MRKLFLLSFVSINLGVICHGELFTALSDLEPLLTTHKKVVEDLEDYIGREEERLNTLKRYVQVYKREHVQAMEDIPNYLGNPINAFTLIKRMTTDLEYVKLNIDLGAEHARNISITQYENATYPSAEDLRGATRALTRLQETYLLKVEDLAEGILNGVVYGSAMNANDCFELGIALYNETE; encoded by the exons ATGAGAAAATTGtttcttttaagttttgtttctaTTAATTTGGGTGTGATTTGTCATGGAGAGTTGTTCACCGCTTTATCTGACTTAGAACCGCTGCTGACGACCCATAAAAAAGTTGTTGAAGATTTAGAAGACTACATCGGTAGAGAAGAGGAAAGGCTCAACACACTAAAAAG aTATGTACAAGTGTACAAACGAGAACATGTGCAGGCGATGGAAGACATACCGAACTACCTCGGCAACCCTATAAACGCGTTCACACTCATCAAGAGGATGACCACAGACCTGGAGTACGTCAAACTGAATATTGATTTAGGAGCag AACATGCAAGAAATATCAGCATCACGCAGTACGAGAACGCCACTTACCCCAGCGCGGAGGACTTACGCGGCGCCACGCGCGCTCTCACGCGCCTGCAGGAAACTTACCTTCTCAAGGTCGAAGATCTCGCTGAAGGAATACTAAATGGAGTTGTTTATGG TTCTGCAATGAACGCGAATGATTGTTTTGAGCTAGGCATAGCGCTATATAATGAAACGGAGTAA